Proteins encoded within one genomic window of Candidatus Thiodiazotropha endoloripes:
- the nifW gene encoding nitrogenase-stabilizing/protective protein NifW has translation MSESEFELDMDELSSAEDFLEYFEIEYDPSVVHVNRLHILQRFHDYLDDISAMPESDDEKYQLYAGMLNSAYSDFVESDALTEKVFKVFHMHEPVTVSVPLMDLSQQVNGLAPKV, from the coding sequence ATGAGTGAGAGTGAATTCGAGCTGGATATGGATGAACTCAGTAGCGCTGAGGACTTCCTGGAGTATTTTGAAATCGAGTATGACCCTTCAGTGGTACATGTCAATCGCTTGCATATTCTGCAGCGCTTTCATGACTATCTGGATGACATCAGTGCCATGCCTGAGAGTGATGATGAAAAATATCAACTCTATGCAGGAATGTTGAACAGTGCATACAGTGATTTCGTTGAATCCGATGCTTTGACCGAGAAGGTCTTTAAAGTATTCCATATGCATGAGCCGGTAACAGTAAGTGTACCACTCATGGATCTTAGTCAGCAGGTGAATGGTCTTGCGCCCAAAGTATGA
- a CDS encoding DUF3047 domain-containing protein translates to MRTQTGFSALLTMLPAVVIADQSVIVDMLPVEDWTEVSFKDNTTYQAVDEKGEPPSLKAISQGSASALAKKIKVNLDKTPYLNWRWKIERVLDKPDEQSKAGDDYPARIYVVKEGGWAPWRTRSMNYVWSSSQPVSSVWASAYTDQSMMLAVKSGDQQAGQWQMEKRNVRQDFKNFFGEEIKTIEVVAIMTDTDNTESMATAWYADIFFSAE, encoded by the coding sequence ATGCGAACACAAACTGGTTTTTCCGCTCTTCTGACAATGCTGCCTGCAGTCGTCATCGCAGATCAAAGTGTCATAGTCGATATGTTACCGGTTGAGGATTGGACCGAAGTCAGTTTCAAGGACAATACAACCTATCAGGCCGTCGATGAAAAGGGAGAACCACCCAGTCTTAAGGCGATCAGTCAGGGCAGTGCTTCAGCCTTGGCCAAAAAGATCAAGGTCAATCTGGATAAAACCCCATACCTGAACTGGCGCTGGAAAATCGAACGGGTATTGGATAAGCCAGACGAGCAATCTAAAGCAGGAGATGACTACCCGGCACGTATCTATGTCGTAAAAGAGGGTGGCTGGGCGCCATGGCGAACACGTTCCATGAACTATGTCTGGTCAAGCAGTCAGCCTGTGAGTAGTGTTTGGGCCAGTGCTTATACAGACCAATCCATGATGCTCGCCGTTAAATCCGGTGATCAGCAGGCAGGTCAGTGGCAAATGGAAAAACGTAATGTCAGACAGGACTTCAAGAATTTTTTCGGTGAAGAGATAAAGACCATTGAAGTGGTTGCTATCATGACCGATACGGATAATACGGAATCCATGGCAACAGCCTGGTACGCAGATATCTTCTTTTCGGCTGAATAG
- the nifV gene encoding homocitrate synthase: protein MQSKPSTVTINDTTLRDGEQSAGVSFTLQEKLAISRSLDELGISELEVGIPAMGAEEREAIQAVATSVNHARLMVWCRMHSQDINHCRGLGVQMVDLSMPVSDQQISNKLGRSREWVLEQIGPCIKEALDLGLEVCVGGEDASRADPEFLWQVVEQAEIAGARRFRFADTVGILEPFQVYDAIRDLRAVSDIEIEMHAHDDLGLATANTLAAIRGGATHVNTTVHGLGERAGNAPLEEVVMGLRRFHDQGHEIDMTRYSSLSELVEYASGRKVGWQKSLVGAGVFTHEAGIHVDGLMKDRRNYQGVDPAELGRDHQFVLGKHSGSHAVIQAYADMGMALNRAQAESLLMRVRLHAVQNKQPPEPRDLRRFYLEINKDAQEWKRQ from the coding sequence ATGCAATCCAAACCATCCACAGTGACCATCAACGATACCACCCTGAGAGATGGTGAACAGTCTGCCGGGGTGTCATTTACCCTACAGGAAAAACTTGCCATCAGTCGCTCACTCGATGAGTTGGGTATCTCTGAACTGGAAGTAGGCATTCCGGCAATGGGTGCTGAAGAGCGTGAAGCGATTCAGGCAGTTGCCACGAGTGTAAATCATGCCAGGCTGATGGTCTGGTGTCGCATGCACAGTCAGGATATCAACCACTGTCGTGGCTTAGGTGTACAGATGGTCGATCTCTCAATGCCGGTTTCCGACCAACAGATCAGTAACAAGCTCGGTCGTTCCAGGGAGTGGGTGCTTGAACAGATTGGACCCTGTATCAAGGAAGCCCTGGATTTAGGTCTTGAAGTCTGCGTTGGTGGAGAAGATGCTTCCCGAGCTGATCCTGAGTTCCTCTGGCAGGTGGTCGAACAGGCGGAAATCGCTGGTGCACGACGGTTTCGCTTTGCAGATACCGTCGGGATCCTGGAACCCTTTCAGGTCTACGATGCCATCCGCGATCTTCGTGCTGTTTCGGATATCGAGATAGAGATGCATGCTCATGATGATCTTGGTCTCGCCACCGCCAATACCCTGGCCGCCATTCGTGGTGGTGCAACACATGTCAATACGACTGTACATGGCCTGGGAGAACGTGCGGGTAATGCGCCACTTGAAGAGGTGGTGATGGGATTGCGCCGATTTCACGATCAGGGACATGAGATAGACATGACCCGATACTCTTCCCTATCAGAACTGGTTGAATACGCCTCCGGCAGAAAGGTTGGATGGCAGAAAAGCCTTGTTGGAGCCGGTGTGTTTACACACGAAGCCGGTATCCATGTAGACGGGCTGATGAAGGACAGACGCAATTACCAGGGTGTCGATCCTGCTGAATTGGGACGCGATCATCAATTTGTCTTAGGCAAGCACTCCGGTAGTCATGCAGTAATTCAGGCCTATGCAGACATGGGAATGGCCCTCAATCGGGCTCAGGCAGAATCACTCCTGATGAGAGTGAGACTCCACGCAGTACAGAATAAACAACCACCGGAACCAAGAGATTTACGCCGCTTCTATCTGGAAATCAATAAGGACGCACAGGAGTGGAAACGTCAATGA
- the nifS gene encoding cysteine desulfurase NifS: protein MSGTDTAEGIYLDNNATTMVAPEVVEEMLPYFTEQFGNPSSLHQFGDKVGRALKKARKQVQTLLGAEYDSEIIFTSCGTESDSTAILSALKAQPDRKEIITTVVEHPAVLTLCEHLEKEGYKVHYLKVDSKGRLDIQEYYKLLSDNVAIVSVMWANNESGTLFPVEEMAELARQAGVLFHTDAVQAVGKLPINLKDTCIDMLSLSGHKLHAPKGIGVLYLRRGVRFRPLLRGGHQERGRRAGTENAASIVALGKACEMAMEAMEYEKSSVKAMRDRLEQGILEKVNHCFVTGDPNNRLPNTCNIAFEYIEGEAILLLLNKMGIAASSGSACTSGSLEPSHVMRAMDIPFTAAHGSVRLSLSRYNTMEEIERVIDAMPPIVAQLRQLSPYWSGDGPVEEPEKAFAPSYA, encoded by the coding sequence ATGAGTGGTACAGACACAGCTGAAGGCATCTATCTGGATAATAATGCCACTACTATGGTGGCACCAGAAGTCGTTGAGGAGATGCTGCCCTATTTTACTGAGCAGTTTGGTAATCCCTCATCTTTGCATCAATTTGGCGATAAGGTAGGGCGAGCTTTGAAGAAAGCCCGTAAGCAGGTCCAGACACTACTGGGAGCAGAGTACGACTCAGAGATAATTTTTACCTCCTGTGGTACAGAGTCCGACTCTACCGCAATACTGTCAGCACTCAAAGCTCAGCCTGACAGAAAGGAGATCATCACCACAGTGGTGGAACATCCAGCCGTACTCACTCTATGTGAACATTTGGAGAAAGAGGGTTACAAAGTTCACTATTTGAAAGTGGACAGTAAAGGACGTCTCGATATTCAGGAGTACTATAAGCTGCTTTCAGATAATGTTGCGATTGTCTCTGTAATGTGGGCCAATAATGAGAGTGGCACACTGTTCCCTGTCGAAGAGATGGCCGAATTGGCGCGTCAGGCGGGCGTGCTGTTTCATACAGACGCGGTCCAGGCTGTAGGCAAGCTACCGATTAATCTGAAAGATACCTGTATCGATATGCTCTCCCTTTCTGGTCATAAATTACATGCTCCAAAAGGGATTGGCGTACTCTATCTACGCAGAGGTGTACGCTTCCGTCCACTCCTGAGGGGCGGACACCAGGAAAGAGGGCGTCGGGCAGGTACCGAGAATGCGGCATCGATCGTTGCACTTGGTAAGGCCTGCGAAATGGCAATGGAAGCAATGGAGTACGAAAAGTCTTCAGTAAAGGCAATGCGTGATCGGTTGGAGCAGGGGATCCTTGAGAAAGTAAACCACTGTTTTGTAACCGGAGATCCAAATAATCGACTTCCCAATACCTGCAATATCGCTTTTGAGTATATCGAAGGTGAAGCCATACTTTTATTGTTGAACAAGATGGGAATCGCCGCTTCCAGTGGCTCTGCCTGTACCTCAGGCTCCCTGGAACCATCACATGTGATGCGGGCCATGGATATTCCGTTTACTGCTGCGCACGGTTCAGTCAGATTATCCCTTTCACGTTACAACACCATGGAAGAAATAGAGCGGGTAATTGATGCGATGCCACCCATTGTGGCTCAATTGCGTCAGCTCTCCCCCTACTGGAGTGGTGATGGACCTGTGGAAGAGCCTGAAAAGGCATTTGCACCCAGTTATGCATAG
- the clpX gene encoding ATP-dependent Clp protease ATP-binding subunit ClpX: MTENNKHCSFCGEQQTPDIPLIAGIEGHICEECVRLAAQVVASWGRRRSTTKPFENMLKPTQLKEQLDRYVVDQGLAKETLAVAVYNHYKRLSMEYNNTQVPTSNDQEVEIEKSNILLLGPSGTGKTLLASTLARVVGVPFVIADATTLTQAGYVGEDVESIIVRLLDSADGNRELAEWGIIYIDEIDKLARSGESTHGTRDVSGEGVQQALLKLVEGTRVKLSQKGRKESGEELFIDTRNILFIAGGAFAGLERLLEKRMNTGKGGIGFHVDLSDTSKAYDQLRLFEEVQPEDLRHFGLIPEFIGRFPVITALHDLDEQALVKILTQPRNALQRQYQRLFEFEGVKLEFTEDALTAIARQALERGTGARGLRGVMEGLLRKVMYEMPSIDGAKACLIDEKHVSQEIAVTISCDEESKLHQIG, translated from the coding sequence ATGACTGAAAACAACAAACACTGCTCTTTCTGTGGTGAACAACAGACACCGGATATCCCACTGATTGCCGGCATCGAGGGGCATATCTGTGAGGAGTGCGTACGCCTGGCAGCCCAGGTTGTTGCCAGCTGGGGTAGACGTCGCTCCACCACTAAACCGTTTGAGAATATGCTTAAACCAACCCAGTTGAAAGAGCAGCTGGATCGTTATGTGGTTGATCAGGGGCTGGCAAAAGAGACTCTGGCTGTTGCGGTATACAATCACTACAAACGCCTCAGTATGGAGTACAACAACACGCAGGTGCCAACCAGTAACGACCAGGAAGTCGAGATTGAGAAATCGAACATCCTGCTGCTTGGTCCCTCTGGTACTGGAAAAACCCTGCTGGCAAGTACTCTGGCACGTGTTGTCGGCGTACCATTTGTAATTGCCGATGCAACTACCCTGACCCAGGCAGGTTATGTAGGCGAAGATGTGGAAAGTATCATCGTGCGTCTGCTTGACAGTGCGGATGGTAATCGGGAACTGGCCGAATGGGGAATTATCTATATCGATGAAATCGATAAGCTGGCTCGTTCCGGCGAATCTACCCATGGAACCCGGGATGTCTCGGGAGAAGGGGTGCAGCAGGCCCTGTTGAAACTGGTGGAAGGTACCCGGGTAAAATTGAGTCAGAAGGGTCGAAAAGAGTCTGGTGAAGAGCTTTTTATCGACACACGGAACATCCTGTTCATCGCAGGCGGGGCATTCGCCGGGCTTGAGCGTCTGCTGGAGAAACGGATGAATACCGGTAAGGGAGGAATCGGATTCCATGTCGATCTCTCGGATACAAGCAAGGCCTATGATCAACTGAGACTATTTGAAGAGGTACAGCCTGAGGATTTACGCCATTTTGGCCTGATTCCGGAGTTTATTGGTCGTTTTCCGGTAATTACCGCTTTACATGACCTGGATGAACAGGCCTTGGTGAAAATCCTGACACAACCCCGTAATGCTCTACAACGGCAGTATCAGAGGCTGTTTGAGTTCGAGGGGGTTAAACTGGAATTTACCGAGGATGCACTGACTGCCATTGCCCGTCAGGCTCTCGAGCGTGGCACCGGCGCCAGAGGATTACGTGGTGTCATGGAGGGTCTACTGCGAAAAGTGATGTACGAAATGCCTTCCATCGATGGTGCAAAAGCCTGTCTGATCGATGAAAAACATGTTAGCCAGGAGATTGCGGTAACAATCTCATGTGATGAAGAATCAAAACTTCATCAGATCGGGTAA
- the cysE gene encoding serine O-acetyltransferase has product MMNSEAIADVDRPSSPGSVWQMVGEDIRCVFDRDPAARTRLEIITTYPGVHAIMLYRMANRLWKRGWRYLPRLISYIGRIWTSIDIHPGATIGRRFFIDHGTGVVIGETAVVGDDVTLYHGVTLGGVSWNKGKRHPTLGDRVVVGAGAKILGPIEVGEEVRVGANSVVVSAVPANKTVVGIPAKVVQTQRVNSEHGFDLNHHLIPDPVAEAINCLLERIRILEGEVGVYGCLPGGEKPEDECRRCDAKLVCEPANPESVVTESVK; this is encoded by the coding sequence ATGATGAACAGTGAAGCGATCGCTGATGTTGATAGACCCTCCAGTCCAGGGTCTGTCTGGCAAATGGTGGGTGAGGATATCCGTTGTGTATTCGATCGTGATCCTGCCGCACGTACCCGCCTGGAGATTATAACGACCTATCCCGGGGTACATGCGATCATGCTCTATCGTATGGCCAATCGCCTGTGGAAGAGGGGGTGGCGTTATCTTCCGAGACTTATCTCCTATATCGGCAGGATCTGGACCAGTATCGATATTCATCCCGGGGCAACCATAGGACGCCGCTTTTTTATTGATCATGGCACGGGAGTGGTAATCGGAGAGACTGCTGTAGTGGGGGATGATGTCACGCTCTACCACGGCGTCACTTTGGGCGGTGTTTCTTGGAACAAAGGCAAGCGTCATCCAACACTTGGTGATCGGGTGGTGGTAGGTGCCGGTGCAAAAATTCTTGGTCCCATCGAGGTTGGGGAAGAGGTCAGGGTCGGAGCCAATTCCGTCGTGGTCTCAGCCGTGCCGGCAAACAAAACCGTTGTGGGTATACCTGCCAAAGTTGTTCAAACGCAGCGTGTCAACAGTGAGCACGGTTTCGATCTGAACCACCATCTGATTCCGGATCCAGTGGCCGAAGCGATCAACTGTCTGCTGGAACGGATTCGAATCCTGGAAGGAGAGGTAGGTGTGTACGGCTGTCTGCCCGGTGGTGAGAAACCGGAGGACGAGTGCCGCCGGTGTGATGCCAAGTTGGTTTGTGAACCAGCTAACCCAGAATCAGTAGTCACGGAGTCAGTGAAATGA
- a CDS encoding DUF3179 domain-containing protein — protein MLFTSVQSSAGALYKNGFDVTDAIIEVSEILPGGPPRDGIPAIDKPQFVHAKDADFLQPEDRILGVERNGVVKAYPINILNWHEIVNDHFKQEPIVITFCPLCGTGMAFEATVRGKPLKFGVSGLLYNSDVLLYDHASESLWSQIMKQSISGKHQGERLSHVPLQHTNWADWSDRYPDTLVLSDDTGFSRNYQRSPYQGYEKSRDLYFPVEFRAKGYHPKERVLGLEINDSYKAYPFIELSKTDGLIEENLAGQQLTVKFDIQHQTANAYDLSGNLLPSTTAFWFAWYAFHPQTEIFRATDREMK, from the coding sequence TTGCTGTTTACTTCTGTTCAGAGCAGTGCAGGAGCCCTCTACAAGAATGGCTTTGATGTTACAGATGCGATCATCGAGGTTTCTGAGATTTTGCCTGGCGGACCTCCCCGTGATGGAATTCCGGCGATTGATAAACCTCAGTTTGTGCATGCCAAAGATGCAGACTTTTTACAACCAGAGGACCGTATTCTTGGGGTTGAGAGGAATGGTGTCGTAAAGGCCTATCCAATCAATATTTTGAACTGGCATGAAATTGTGAATGACCACTTCAAACAGGAACCGATCGTCATCACTTTCTGTCCACTCTGTGGTACAGGTATGGCATTCGAAGCGACGGTCAGAGGCAAACCGCTTAAATTTGGCGTTTCTGGCCTACTCTACAACAGTGATGTACTGCTCTATGACCACGCCAGTGAGTCTTTATGGTCACAGATCATGAAGCAGAGTATCAGCGGTAAACATCAGGGAGAGCGTTTAAGTCATGTTCCCTTACAACACACGAATTGGGCAGACTGGTCTGATCGATATCCGGATACACTGGTACTATCTGATGACACAGGATTTTCTAGAAACTACCAGCGCTCACCCTATCAGGGCTACGAAAAAAGTCGGGATCTCTACTTTCCGGTAGAGTTTCGAGCCAAGGGCTATCATCCGAAGGAGCGGGTACTGGGATTGGAAATTAACGACAGCTACAAGGCCTATCCATTCATTGAATTATCTAAAACAGATGGATTGATCGAAGAGAATCTGGCTGGTCAACAGTTGACAGTTAAATTTGATATTCAACACCAGACAGCCAATGCCTATGACCTGTCGGGTAATTTATTGCCAAGCACCACAGCTTTCTGGTTTGCCTGGTATGCCTTTCATCCTCAAACAGAGATTTTCAGAGCGACTGATAGAGAAATGAAATAA
- the nifM gene encoding nitrogen fixation protein NifM, whose amino-acid sequence MNLAEKNSEASPVFSYHMLRNALSKYQKNLTQLNPVENEAVYKIATKSFDLESLVIATKEAETVVISEQQLDRAVQEVAERYQSDEEFTSDLQDNGLNVDGLRSALYRELLFDGVMQKVASRGADINELDIQLFYEMHHDRFQTPETRVARHILITINPDFPENTRSAAYSRMEIVIEKLAGRVNRFDQFAKRYSECPTAMEGGKLGEISRGQLYEALDTELFNMQLNEISPIVESDMGLHILYCEKIKPAKRVPLSKAAPRIREILTERQRRNCQKSWLNSLQAKLPA is encoded by the coding sequence ATGAATTTGGCTGAAAAAAATTCAGAGGCTTCACCGGTATTCAGCTATCACATGTTGCGTAATGCGCTGAGTAAATACCAGAAGAACCTGACACAACTCAACCCGGTTGAGAATGAAGCTGTTTACAAAATAGCGACAAAAAGTTTCGATCTTGAATCTCTGGTGATTGCTACCAAAGAAGCAGAAACTGTGGTTATCTCCGAACAGCAGTTGGATCGTGCTGTTCAGGAAGTGGCTGAACGTTATCAGAGTGATGAGGAGTTCACCAGCGACCTGCAGGATAATGGGCTGAATGTGGATGGTCTGCGCAGTGCACTTTATCGGGAGCTGCTGTTTGATGGAGTGATGCAGAAAGTTGCCTCTCGAGGTGCTGATATCAATGAACTCGATATCCAGCTGTTTTACGAAATGCATCATGATCGCTTTCAGACCCCTGAAACACGAGTTGCCCGACACATTCTTATCACGATTAACCCGGATTTTCCTGAGAATACCCGATCTGCAGCTTATAGCCGGATGGAGATCGTAATTGAAAAACTCGCCGGTCGTGTGAATCGATTTGATCAGTTTGCCAAACGCTATTCTGAGTGTCCCACGGCAATGGAGGGTGGCAAACTGGGAGAAATATCGAGGGGGCAACTCTATGAAGCACTGGATACAGAGCTGTTTAACATGCAGTTGAATGAGATCAGTCCGATCGTGGAGTCGGATATGGGTCTGCATATCCTCTATTGTGAAAAGATCAAACCGGCAAAACGTGTGCCTTTGTCAAAAGCGGCGCCAAGGATCCGGGAAATTCTTACCGAACGCCAGCGACGTAATTGCCAGAAGTCCTGGTTAAACAGTCTGCAAGCCAAACTTCCGGCCTAG
- a CDS encoding HD domain-containing phosphohydrolase, with amino-acid sequence MISLFPVSTGGRLEKNNLLSIHPRFYEPLWLSLLNMAWVVEARDPYSGGHLWRVSQYCRLLSHALGLDRSEVARITLAGFLHDLGKVAIADMVLKKPTRLSESEYEMIKTHPSVGARIIDGHPLAPLVQSSILQHHERPDGAGYPYGLDEEGIDTGSRIVSICDAFDAMTSTRPYRQGMSIAKALKIIKFNLHTQFDGNFGHVFLELGRRGAFSSIIGHSYDGIPLQSCLLCGPTIALHKNQQSGDLVYCPNCGSESVVETLNHRWHITPTGKRGSVMARQTQIDTDLIQELIQSNAAHLLPV; translated from the coding sequence ATGATAAGCCTTTTTCCTGTATCAACCGGCGGTCGACTTGAAAAAAACAATCTACTCAGCATACACCCCAGGTTCTACGAACCTTTATGGCTGTCACTCCTGAATATGGCCTGGGTTGTGGAAGCCAGAGATCCATACTCCGGTGGCCATCTTTGGCGAGTCTCCCAATATTGCAGGTTGCTCTCTCATGCCCTTGGTTTGGACAGGTCCGAGGTTGCTAGGATAACCCTGGCCGGTTTTTTACACGATCTCGGTAAGGTGGCAATTGCCGACATGGTACTGAAGAAACCGACAAGACTCTCTGAAAGTGAGTATGAGATGATCAAAACTCATCCTTCGGTCGGTGCCCGTATCATTGATGGACACCCTTTGGCACCGCTCGTCCAAAGCTCAATTCTACAACACCATGAACGTCCCGATGGAGCCGGTTATCCCTATGGTTTGGATGAGGAAGGCATCGACACGGGCTCAAGAATTGTCTCCATTTGTGATGCCTTTGATGCCATGACAAGTACCCGCCCATACCGGCAGGGTATGTCCATTGCCAAAGCATTGAAAATAATAAAGTTTAATCTGCATACCCAATTTGATGGGAATTTCGGACATGTTTTCCTCGAACTCGGCCGCAGAGGCGCGTTCTCTTCGATAATTGGGCACTCCTATGATGGAATACCTCTGCAGTCCTGTTTGCTCTGTGGACCAACCATTGCGTTACATAAAAACCAACAAAGCGGTGACCTGGTCTATTGTCCCAATTGCGGATCTGAGTCAGTCGTTGAAACTCTCAATCATAGGTGGCACATCACACCAACCGGGAAACGAGGTTCGGTGATGGCCAGACAAACGCAAATCGACACTGATCTGATACAGGAATTGATCCAGTCGAATGCCGCCCATCTCCTACCCGTGTAG
- a CDS encoding nitrogen fixation protein NifZ produces the protein MRPKYEYGQAVRVIRNLRNDGTYPGEATGRLLIRRGSVGYVRDVGTFLQDQLIYTVDFIDQNRRVGCREQELQLESDPWIPTRFEFRDKITPKIPLVIKGDVIAKPGDEGEIEKTLRDNPGGPAYHARFSGRTLLVPESALDFLNPGLGEGT, from the coding sequence TTGCGCCCAAAGTATGAATATGGCCAAGCAGTTCGCGTGATTCGCAACCTGCGTAACGATGGCACCTATCCCGGTGAGGCTACTGGTCGACTGTTGATCCGTCGGGGCAGTGTCGGTTACGTTCGGGATGTTGGTACCTTTCTACAGGATCAATTGATCTACACAGTTGACTTTATTGACCAGAATCGACGGGTTGGTTGTCGTGAACAGGAGTTGCAACTTGAAAGTGATCCCTGGATACCAACCCGTTTTGAATTCAGAGACAAGATCACGCCGAAGATTCCGTTGGTAATAAAAGGCGATGTGATTGCCAAACCAGGGGATGAAGGTGAGATCGAAAAGACCCTGAGAGATAATCCGGGTGGTCCCGCCTACCATGCCCGATTTAGTGGCAGAACCCTGCTGGTACCCGAAAGTGCACTGGATTTTCTGAATCCCGGACTCGGGGAGGGAACATGA
- a CDS encoding ribonuclease H-like domain-containing protein codes for MNLKTKLSRLQSQAGGRQNSPALSRQPNGLTIPHRVGQPNRDSNHKHHSDSRLAKQLQGKLIAEGVIQIEKQIPLNSKLGAIELSELQTAPQLPGDEHAKLKNFYLDTETTGLSGGSGTLAFLIGYAWQERSAICLRQLVITRFSAEADMLEQFASGLEAAERLVSYNGKSYDLPLLISRFRISSRKQQIDRLPHLDLLHPTRRLFRHHWPNCRLTTLEQRLLGFYRVDDLPGSEAPAAWFDYLQRGSDQKLLKVVEHNQSDIVSLVVAHTELASIARNPDRCDLDLYSLARWIGEFDKEQACGLLRKRVEQTDEKSKGYLAHLLQKSGDWQGATQLWYQLAQNRYPEALEKLAKYHEHVSKDLDAARHYCRQLPDCQARTHRLRRLQRKADLRLSRARQSTIL; via the coding sequence ATGAATCTTAAAACCAAACTCAGCCGGCTTCAGAGCCAGGCTGGTGGCCGGCAAAACTCCCCTGCTCTGTCTCGTCAACCGAACGGTTTGACGATACCCCATCGTGTCGGCCAACCGAACAGGGATAGCAACCACAAGCACCACTCAGACAGCAGACTTGCCAAGCAGCTTCAGGGCAAACTGATCGCTGAGGGGGTAATCCAGATCGAAAAGCAGATTCCACTGAACTCAAAACTTGGAGCAATTGAATTAAGTGAATTGCAAACTGCTCCGCAATTGCCAGGCGATGAGCATGCAAAACTGAAAAACTTCTACCTGGATACTGAAACCACCGGTCTTTCGGGAGGAAGCGGCACCCTCGCATTTCTTATTGGCTATGCCTGGCAGGAACGATCAGCAATTTGCCTGCGTCAGTTGGTGATCACCCGTTTTTCAGCTGAAGCAGACATGCTGGAACAGTTTGCATCGGGGCTTGAGGCGGCAGAACGTTTAGTCAGTTACAACGGCAAAAGCTACGACCTGCCCCTATTGATCAGCCGTTTTCGCATCAGCTCCCGTAAGCAACAGATTGATCGCCTGCCCCATCTCGATCTGCTGCACCCCACCCGGCGTCTGTTTCGTCACCACTGGCCAAATTGCCGTCTCACTACACTGGAGCAACGCCTGCTCGGTTTTTATCGGGTTGACGATCTTCCCGGATCAGAAGCTCCTGCCGCCTGGTTTGACTACCTGCAGCGTGGTTCTGATCAAAAACTGCTTAAGGTAGTCGAGCACAATCAGAGTGATATAGTTTCATTGGTTGTGGCTCACACAGAGCTCGCGAGTATAGCCCGGAATCCGGATCGTTGTGATCTGGACCTCTACAGTCTGGCTCGCTGGATTGGGGAGTTCGATAAAGAGCAGGCTTGCGGCCTGTTGAGGAAGCGAGTCGAACAGACCGATGAAAAGAGCAAGGGGTATCTGGCTCACCTATTGCAGAAGTCGGGGGACTGGCAGGGTGCTACCCAACTCTGGTATCAACTTGCTCAGAATCGTTACCCGGAGGCCCTTGAAAAACTTGCAAAATACCACGAACACGTGAGCAAGGATCTAGACGCGGCACGTCATTATTGTCGGCAGCTTCCAGATTGCCAGGCACGCACCCATCGTTTAAGACGCCTGCAGCGCAAGGCAGACCTTCGGCTGAGTCGGGCTCGTCAATCGACTATTCTGTAA